A genomic stretch from Bacillus sp. N1-1 includes:
- a CDS encoding sugar ABC transporter permease produces the protein MKTETAMRSVTVSTRKKRSLTKDHMLAIGFLIPSVLLVGVFVYGFIGWTGYVSLSNWNSLVPDFSFVGLKNYLYLFSDFRFQADLRNTLFFTVMFILAVIVVGQFLAVLLDQKIQQESLFRNIFFFPMALSFVVTGVVWQWLLNPSTGVNLFLGKLGLDSKWYTDTTIFPAIGWGKIEFGIPIAMIAVVIAAVWQMTGFSVAMYLAGLRGVPEEVREAARMDGANEFQVYWKIIMPILRPITVSVIIIMAHISLKIFDLIYAMTGPGANFVTDVPGVYMYETTFRGNYYANGAAIAVVMLLAVAIFIVPYLWSSRKGEA, from the coding sequence ATGAAGACAGAAACAGCGATGAGATCGGTCACAGTATCAACGCGAAAAAAACGGTCGCTTACAAAGGACCATATGCTTGCGATCGGCTTTCTTATTCCATCGGTTCTTTTAGTTGGTGTTTTTGTTTATGGCTTTATCGGATGGACGGGCTACGTATCATTAAGCAATTGGAATTCGCTAGTCCCAGACTTTTCTTTTGTCGGATTGAAAAATTATCTTTATCTGTTTAGTGATTTTCGCTTTCAAGCTGACTTACGAAATACGCTCTTTTTTACCGTCATGTTTATTTTAGCCGTGATCGTGGTGGGTCAGTTTCTGGCTGTTCTTTTAGACCAAAAGATCCAGCAAGAGTCGCTGTTTCGGAACATTTTTTTCTTTCCAATGGCGCTTTCTTTTGTAGTCACAGGGGTTGTATGGCAGTGGCTATTGAATCCTTCCACAGGGGTTAATTTATTCCTTGGCAAACTTGGTCTCGATTCTAAGTGGTATACCGATACAACGATTTTCCCTGCGATTGGCTGGGGGAAAATTGAATTTGGAATCCCGATCGCGATGATCGCTGTTGTCATTGCGGCCGTCTGGCAAATGACCGGTTTTTCAGTAGCTATGTACCTTGCTGGGTTAAGAGGCGTACCGGAAGAAGTAAGGGAAGCGGCTCGGATGGATGGTGCAAATGAATTTCAGGTGTATTGGAAAATCATTATGCCAATCCTTCGTCCAATTACCGTTAGCGTGATTATTATCATGGCTCACATTTCGCTTAAAATTTTCGATTTGATTTATGCGATGACGGGGCCGGGTGCAAACTTTGTCACCGACGTACCTGGTGTGTATATGTATGAAACGACGTTCAGAGGAAATTATTACGCGAACGGCGCAGCGATTGCCGTCGTCATGCTCTTGGCCGTCGCAATCTTTATCGTTCCTTACCTCTGGTCGAGTCGGAAGGGGGAAGCCTAG
- a CDS encoding alpha/beta hydrolase, with product MLDYKLYKNKSSGSETIVLLHGLGGNYGIFCNQIGTYKKKYHVLAINLPGHGQSPSTSSYDKPFTSELIANEILALLDQLKITKAHLVGISLGSVAVHHLLQQAPERVQSAVLGGAITRFNPLASFLLLAGNAVKSFIPYMWLYKLFAYVMMPKSNHARSRTLFIREALKMNRSDFLAWYKLAPHVKETYLDVQENSGNIPKLYISGEQDHLFLMPLLEDTRSDEQASHLILEQCGHVCNVEKPREFNVASMAFFKRNCAQASISPAL from the coding sequence ATGCTTGATTATAAGCTTTACAAAAACAAGTCCAGTGGCAGTGAAACGATCGTGTTGCTACATGGTCTTGGAGGAAACTATGGGATTTTCTGTAACCAAATAGGGACATACAAAAAGAAGTATCATGTGTTAGCGATAAACTTACCAGGTCATGGCCAATCACCTAGTACATCTAGCTATGATAAGCCTTTTACTAGTGAATTAATTGCTAATGAAATTCTCGCTCTTCTCGATCAATTAAAGATTACGAAAGCTCATTTAGTGGGCATTTCACTAGGTTCAGTTGCGGTGCATCACTTGCTGCAACAGGCACCTGAACGTGTTCAAAGTGCTGTGCTTGGAGGAGCGATTACGCGATTCAATCCATTAGCTTCCTTCTTACTTTTGGCTGGAAATGCAGTGAAATCTTTTATTCCGTATATGTGGTTATACAAATTGTTTGCTTATGTGATGATGCCAAAATCGAATCATGCGCGTTCACGAACGCTCTTTATTAGAGAAGCCCTGAAAATGAATCGAAGCGATTTTCTTGCGTGGTATAAACTGGCTCCTCACGTAAAAGAAACTTATTTGGATGTCCAAGAAAATAGTGGAAACATCCCGAAACTATACATTTCAGGAGAACAGGATCACCTTTTTCTGATGCCTTTGCTAGAAGATACTAGAAGTGATGAACAGGCAAGCCATTTAATTTTAGAGCAGTGTGGTCACGTTTGTAATGTTGAAAAACCTAGAGAATTTAATGTTGCTTCCATGGCGTTTTTTAAGAGAAATTGTGCACAGGCAAGCATTTCTCCTGCTTTATAA
- a CDS encoding ABC transporter substrate-binding protein, translated as MKGRLKSFTGWFLILVLALVPLSACSSSGETNGSSGSSNEETLDIFSWWTGAGEEDGLNALIDLFKEEYPDIEVENAAVAGGAGTNAKAVLASRMQGDDPPATFQVHGGSELNDGWVAAGKMETLNNLYESEGWENKFPEDLIDLVSKDGDIYSVPVNIHRGNVLWYNTSVFEENGVEPPTTFDEFFTAADQLQEAGVTPLALGDKEPWTATHLFETALLGTLGADDYKKLFTGELSFSDPKVKEAAENYKKMLSYVNEDHSSRNWQDASQLVADGEAAMNVMGDWAKGYFVNDLNLKVKEDFGWVATPGTEGMFMVITDTFGLPKGVSNPEDVKKFLSVLGSVEGQDAFNPLKGSIPARVDADLSNYDEYGKETIEDFKSASLAPSLAHGSAAPEGFVTKVNQAINIFVTQQDVDQLIGTLEDASGDLK; from the coding sequence ATGAAGGGAAGGCTTAAATCATTTACCGGTTGGTTTTTAATTCTAGTGTTAGCTCTTGTACCACTTTCTGCTTGTTCCAGTTCTGGGGAAACAAACGGCAGTAGCGGATCAAGTAACGAAGAAACGCTTGATATTTTCAGCTGGTGGACAGGTGCTGGGGAAGAAGATGGATTGAATGCGCTTATTGATTTATTTAAAGAAGAATACCCTGATATTGAGGTAGAAAACGCAGCCGTTGCTGGCGGTGCAGGAACGAATGCAAAGGCTGTACTAGCAAGTCGCATGCAGGGTGACGATCCTCCTGCAACGTTTCAAGTTCATGGTGGTTCTGAGTTAAATGACGGTTGGGTTGCAGCTGGAAAAATGGAAACGCTTAACAACCTTTATGAGTCAGAAGGTTGGGAAAATAAGTTTCCAGAAGATTTAATTGATCTTGTTAGTAAAGATGGCGACATTTACTCCGTTCCAGTTAATATTCATCGTGGAAACGTTCTCTGGTATAACACGAGCGTTTTTGAAGAAAATGGCGTTGAGCCGCCGACTACGTTCGATGAGTTTTTTACTGCAGCGGATCAGCTACAGGAAGCAGGCGTTACGCCACTTGCACTTGGTGACAAAGAACCCTGGACAGCAACGCATCTTTTTGAAACAGCGTTATTAGGCACACTTGGGGCTGATGATTACAAAAAGCTTTTCACAGGCGAACTGTCGTTTAGTGATCCTAAAGTGAAAGAAGCGGCTGAGAATTATAAAAAGATGCTAAGCTACGTAAACGAAGACCATAGCTCTCGTAACTGGCAAGATGCTTCACAGCTCGTCGCAGATGGAGAAGCCGCGATGAACGTAATGGGAGATTGGGCTAAGGGTTACTTTGTGAACGATCTTAATTTGAAAGTAAAAGAGGACTTTGGTTGGGTGGCAACGCCAGGTACTGAAGGAATGTTTATGGTGATTACCGATACGTTTGGTTTGCCAAAGGGCGTATCAAACCCTGAAGACGTTAAGAAATTTTTATCTGTTCTTGGCTCTGTTGAAGGACAGGATGCGTTTAATCCTTTAAAAGGTTCCATTCCAGCTCGTGTTGATGCTGATCTATCAAACTATGATGAATATGGAAAAGAAACGATTGAAGATTTCAAGAGTGCGAGTCTCGCACCGAGTCTTGCACACGGATCGGCTGCACCTGAAGGTTTTGTTACAAAAGTAAACCAGGCGATTAATATTTTTGTGACGCAGCAGGATGTTGATCAATTGATTGGTACCCTTGAAGATGCTTCTGGTGATCTTAAGTAA
- a CDS encoding carbohydrate ABC transporter permease — translation MAIRSFTRPILYVLLIALSCFYLMPVYVMIITSLKPLEEVTLSQMWQLPTSLDFSSYSEAFTKLAPNLLNSFYLVIPATLLSALLGSLNGYVLSKWKFKGANTLFTVILFGMFIPYQSILIPLIQFLREIGLYNSITGLVFVHVVYGIPITTLMFRNFYASIPDSMIESAKIDGAGFLGVYRFIMIPLSITGFVVVAIWQFTNIWNEFLFAVTITTSDQQPVMVALQNLSGSQIVQWNVQMAGALLAALPTLLVYIFLGKFFVKGLLAGSVKG, via the coding sequence GTGGCTATACGATCGTTCACACGTCCCATTCTCTACGTTCTACTTATTGCACTTTCTTGTTTTTACCTTATGCCTGTATATGTGATGATCATTACGAGTCTGAAGCCACTTGAAGAAGTCACATTAAGTCAAATGTGGCAGCTGCCAACATCTTTAGATTTTAGTAGCTATTCCGAGGCATTTACGAAACTAGCACCTAATCTATTAAATAGTTTTTATCTCGTCATACCGGCCACGCTTCTTTCAGCTCTCTTAGGTTCATTGAACGGGTATGTCCTATCAAAATGGAAGTTCAAAGGCGCCAATACACTGTTTACTGTTATTTTATTTGGCATGTTTATCCCTTATCAGAGTATCCTTATCCCGCTAATTCAGTTTCTGAGAGAAATCGGATTGTATAATTCAATCACAGGACTTGTGTTTGTTCACGTTGTGTATGGCATCCCGATTACAACACTTATGTTTCGAAACTTCTATGCAAGCATTCCGGATTCAATGATTGAATCCGCGAAAATCGATGGTGCTGGATTTCTAGGGGTCTACCGTTTTATTATGATTCCCCTATCGATTACAGGCTTTGTGGTTGTAGCGATCTGGCAGTTTACGAATATTTGGAATGAATTCTTATTTGCCGTAACGATTACGACATCGGATCAGCAGCCCGTAATGGTTGCGCTACAGAATTTATCCGGAAGCCAAATTGTGCAATGGAACGTCCAAATGGCAGGGGCGCTACTAGCCGCACTTCCTACTCTTCTCGTGTACATTTTTCTCGGAAAGTTTTTTGTGAAAGGATTACTTGCAGGGTCAGTAAAAGGATAG
- a CDS encoding helix-turn-helix domain-containing protein, whose amino-acid sequence MLKIMIVDDEQLERDAIEMMITREYGDKVKLLKAKNGREAISFVGEFQPHIVFMDIKMPGVDGVEAVRTIKSYHPNIRFIMLSAFDTFNYARDVMQQGVKEYLLKPGRKKEILAALTRVSTELEIEREEAAKKDHVQAQLAKAVHLLEGEWMNAILMNQVTEFSPAEWSELLGFQTTAGYAIVFKFPNKLDRFNEMVQWIKQKVKSTLPGEALIGVRDEYYLPCFLFSDSLQEKDKQLKAKLQPMLRNLLHEFNQHFGVAVCIGVGRPYKEAEQFVASYREALHTVRDLDVEQDVTYAFYHEGKSANVPRHDRTQEQESFVINAINNGDFTRAMKELDVYLEMISVEPTSTYVQKLNELFLVAERILQNNGIVLSSYTYIRAEDEYEATNLAREKLRKLSEHVLEWRALHGGDRLEQVKQYIRAHFHKQLTLEEAAEHVELSPYYVSKLFKDKSGMTFIDYVTEVRIGEAKREMLDASKSLKEICFNVGYKDPNYFSRVFKRKAGLSPSQYREKLLV is encoded by the coding sequence TTGCTTAAAATCATGATTGTCGATGACGAGCAGCTAGAGCGGGATGCAATCGAAATGATGATAACACGAGAATATGGCGACAAGGTAAAACTATTAAAAGCGAAAAATGGGAGAGAAGCGATTTCATTTGTAGGCGAATTTCAACCGCATATTGTTTTTATGGACATTAAAATGCCCGGGGTCGATGGGGTAGAGGCAGTTAGAACGATTAAGAGCTACCATCCGAACATTCGATTTATTATGCTTTCTGCTTTTGACACATTTAACTATGCAAGAGACGTGATGCAGCAAGGGGTGAAAGAATATTTGCTGAAGCCAGGGCGTAAGAAGGAAATTTTAGCTGCCCTCACACGCGTCTCAACAGAACTTGAAATAGAGCGAGAAGAAGCTGCAAAAAAAGATCACGTTCAAGCGCAGCTTGCAAAAGCCGTTCACTTACTTGAAGGTGAGTGGATGAATGCGATCTTAATGAATCAAGTAACAGAGTTCAGTCCTGCTGAATGGAGCGAACTGCTTGGCTTTCAAACGACAGCAGGTTATGCCATTGTTTTTAAATTTCCAAATAAACTGGATCGCTTCAATGAAATGGTTCAGTGGATCAAACAGAAAGTGAAAAGCACCCTCCCTGGGGAGGCTTTAATTGGAGTAAGAGATGAATACTATTTACCCTGCTTTCTTTTTAGTGACAGCCTTCAGGAGAAAGACAAGCAGCTAAAGGCGAAATTACAGCCTATGTTACGAAACCTTCTTCATGAATTCAATCAGCATTTTGGGGTAGCAGTTTGTATTGGGGTAGGGAGGCCATATAAGGAAGCTGAGCAATTTGTCGCATCTTATCGGGAAGCTCTTCATACTGTTCGTGATCTGGATGTTGAACAAGATGTCACTTATGCCTTTTATCATGAAGGGAAAAGTGCTAACGTACCTCGGCATGATCGCACACAGGAGCAGGAGTCGTTTGTGATTAATGCGATCAACAATGGTGACTTCACAAGAGCGATGAAAGAACTTGATGTGTATTTAGAAATGATTTCAGTTGAACCAACTTCCACTTATGTTCAAAAACTGAATGAACTTTTTCTTGTCGCTGAACGTATTCTTCAAAACAATGGAATTGTCTTATCTTCTTATACATACATCCGTGCGGAAGATGAGTATGAAGCTACCAACCTGGCGAGAGAAAAGCTACGGAAGTTAAGTGAGCATGTCCTTGAATGGCGTGCGCTCCATGGTGGGGATCGTCTTGAACAGGTAAAGCAATACATTCGAGCTCATTTTCATAAACAGCTCACCCTTGAAGAAGCAGCGGAGCACGTAGAGCTTAGCCCCTATTACGTAAGTAAATTATTTAAAGATAAGAGTGGCATGACATTTATTGATTACGTTACAGAAGTTCGGATCGGTGAAGCAAAACGAGAAATGCTGGATGCCTCCAAAAGTTTAAAAGAAATTTGTTTCAACGTTGGATATAAAGATCCGAATTATTTTAGTCGAGTATTTAAACGAAAAGCCGGTTTGTCGCCTTCGCAATATCGTGAGAAGTTGTTGGTATGA
- a CDS encoding circularly permuted type 2 ATP-grasp protein, which yields MFHSYHVDGYFDEMLQEGKKPRGHCKPFHEKLIEVAPEELQSRYELAQSDFLRQGITFTVYSDNEGTERTMPFDFVPKIIPPDEWQELERGLMQRFDALNAFLDDVYHEQNILKEGIIPRDLVVNCQHFFQQVAGINLPRRQHIFMAGIDLIRDDNGEYRVLEDNLRNPSGLSYVFQNRYVMRKVYPEFFNQYSVQSLEQQFSYLHSAMASLAPEGSSSPTIVLLTPGVHNSAYYDHSFIAQRTGIELVEGRDLVVRERQVYMKTARGLKKVDVIYRRIDDEFLDPLEFREDSLLGVPGLIDVYRAGNVSILNGIGNGVADDKAIYHFVPDMIRYYLKEEPLVKNVDTYLLRYDDQLEYVLDHLSELVVKHTNASGGYNMLIGPHASKEEIEAYRQQILKNPSEFIAQPTIKLSRLPAFKEDRFAACHVDLRVFIFGGEKTHVFPGGLTRVALKEGSLVVNSSQGGGAKDTWVLEENPIHI from the coding sequence ATGTTTCATTCTTATCATGTAGATGGTTATTTTGACGAAATGCTTCAGGAAGGCAAGAAGCCGAGAGGACATTGCAAACCGTTCCATGAAAAATTAATCGAAGTGGCGCCGGAAGAATTGCAATCGCGCTATGAATTAGCGCAAAGTGATTTTCTTAGGCAGGGCATTACATTTACGGTTTATAGCGATAACGAAGGAACGGAACGAACGATGCCGTTCGATTTTGTACCAAAGATTATTCCACCAGATGAATGGCAGGAGCTTGAGCGAGGTCTTATGCAACGCTTCGACGCCTTAAATGCTTTTCTAGATGATGTGTATCACGAACAAAACATCCTAAAAGAAGGCATTATTCCCCGTGATCTCGTCGTAAATTGCCAGCATTTCTTTCAGCAAGTAGCAGGGATCAATCTTCCAAGAAGGCAGCACATTTTTATGGCGGGCATTGATTTAATTCGAGACGATAACGGCGAGTATCGCGTTTTAGAAGATAACCTTCGTAACCCCTCGGGCCTCTCCTATGTTTTTCAAAATCGTTATGTCATGAGAAAAGTGTATCCTGAATTTTTTAATCAATATTCTGTTCAGTCTCTTGAACAGCAGTTTTCCTATCTTCATTCTGCTATGGCTTCACTTGCTCCAGAAGGCAGTTCATCACCGACAATTGTCCTCTTAACACCTGGCGTTCATAATTCAGCTTACTATGATCATTCTTTTATCGCTCAGCGAACTGGTATTGAGCTTGTTGAGGGAAGAGATCTTGTTGTAAGGGAACGACAAGTCTATATGAAAACCGCTCGAGGGTTGAAAAAAGTTGATGTTATTTATCGACGGATCGATGATGAGTTTCTGGATCCACTTGAATTTCGTGAAGATTCCTTACTTGGCGTGCCGGGCTTGATCGACGTCTATCGTGCAGGAAATGTATCGATTTTAAATGGAATTGGCAACGGGGTTGCTGATGATAAAGCGATCTATCATTTTGTTCCTGACATGATTCGTTATTACTTAAAGGAAGAGCCACTAGTCAAAAACGTTGATACATATCTTTTACGATATGACGATCAGCTAGAATATGTCCTCGATCATCTTTCAGAGCTAGTCGTAAAACACACGAACGCTTCAGGTGGCTACAATATGTTAATCGGCCCTCATGCTTCTAAGGAAGAAATTGAAGCATATCGGCAACAAATTCTTAAAAACCCATCCGAATTTATCGCTCAGCCAACTATCAAGCTATCTCGCTTGCCGGCTTTTAAAGAAGACCGCTTTGCCGCATGTCACGTTGATCTTCGCGTTTTTATTTTTGGAGGAGAAAAGACGCACGTTTTCCCTGGGGGCTTAACACGTGTCGCGCTAAAAGAAGGTTCCCTTGTCGTCAATTCCTCGCAAGGTGGGGGCGCGAAAGATACATGGGTGCTTGAAGAAAATCCAATTCATATTTAA
- a CDS encoding YdcF family protein, with amino-acid sequence MKLSELDPDTLSREEITTLMFHDTIDDYQTGECILVFGAKTIHRVIKAADLYHDKRAPKILVSGSAARWGENEEPEAIWMRDRLVELGVPPEDILLELEAANTTENVLASLMVLQRSIGLNRINRLLIVSSPYHMKRCHLTLTTYMPDWISYSFCSDDRESGQRNNWWKDEREKARVMKELQSIQRYVKDGILKDGDVRR; translated from the coding sequence GTGAAATTATCCGAATTAGATCCAGACACTCTCTCAAGAGAAGAAATTACAACATTAATGTTTCATGACACCATAGATGATTATCAAACCGGTGAATGTATTCTTGTGTTTGGTGCCAAAACGATTCACCGCGTCATTAAAGCAGCAGACCTCTATCATGATAAGCGCGCCCCTAAAATTCTTGTTTCTGGATCCGCAGCAAGATGGGGGGAAAATGAAGAACCTGAAGCCATATGGATGAGAGATCGGTTAGTCGAGCTTGGCGTACCACCTGAAGATATCCTTCTGGAGCTTGAAGCCGCAAATACAACAGAGAATGTACTCGCCTCGCTCATGGTGCTACAACGCTCTATTGGACTTAACCGAATCAATCGACTCCTGATCGTCAGCTCTCCCTATCATATGAAAAGGTGCCACCTCACACTTACAACGTATATGCCAGACTGGATCTCCTATAGTTTTTGTAGTGACGATCGAGAATCAGGACAGCGAAACAACTGGTGGAAAGATGAACGAGAGAAGGCACGAGTGATGAAAGAACTCCAGTCGATTCAGCGGTATGTAAAGGACGGTATTTTAAAAGATGGGGATGTGCGCAGATAA